TTGTCCATCGACCTTATCATAAATCCGTTGAAAGGGGTTTGCCGGTGTAAACGTGTGTTGTCGCATTGTGGTTGGAGCAGTTTGAATGGGCCAGTGCACTCATGCAGGGTGAAGGCTTTATTGTGAAACCGAAGAGCGCTAATTCATTCTCAGATAACATCTAATTGCCTCAATCAAAAGCTCTCCCTTTCTTGAGCGTGTTTGTTGACAGGCCCGTTTGCTTCTACCGCCGAAAATATCAAGACCCGCCAAGCGACCCCCCCCCTCACTCCACCCCCtgctgcaaagacacacacatgcacacatttaccACCTACCTCCCTGGCAGTTCTGTGGACTGCTCCCTCCTGGCATGCCAGCTCGCTGACACTTACAGATTAGCGcaggacaaaaaagaaaaagagggcgTCCGTCTCTTAGTTACGGGCCTAAGCTAGAATACATGGGGCCAGGGTAATTACCGCCTGGTGAAGCTAACCGCCCAAAGATTTCCAGCCCTCTCGGCTGTTTACAGCCGCCGACTACCATTTAATCACTGACTCTTTAATCTAATAAATCACAGCTGGGGAAAATAATCACTGTATCTTCCCTCTCTGGGGTTGGGGCGGTGGGGGGGGGTTACCCATGCACTTGAGGGGGGCATTGTTGGCAAGCGTTTGCAATGTTGAACAAGCACAGGGCCGTCATGCTGCATGCATAATGTGGTCTTCATTTGTTACTTATGATAAACGTTCTCGCACCGGGCACAAAGTGCAATTTTTCAaaccccatttttttttttttgtgtgtgttttgctttaaCTACACACAGAAAGTATGCCTTTAGCAAAAGTACAAGCTTTGTGGAAGCTTCCATGTTTGGCGTTTAATGTACTTGCGCTACatcattttatactttattGTTACTTTGTGGAAATTTGATTTCCGCAGAAAAGGAAGTAAAATATTAGGATCACATTGGAGGGCAgtgacattattttaaaaagtattgatGTCAACGGAAGGGTTGCTTATTTACCAGAGAATGAAGCATCCACCTGTTTTGCTGTCCGCCCACATCAGGCCCATGAAGGATGGGCTGCTGGACTTGTGTGCTCATCAGGGAGAGACAGCTGGCTAATCAGGGCCTGATCCATAGACCTTGACTATCGCCAAATTTATTATTGTGGCAGGACAATGAGGGCACACTCATGCAATTACATTCCCAACCAATATTGGCTAGAAAatattggggaaaaaaacggCAAGTAATGCAAACAGGCAGTTTTTAGGAAAATAAAGAGGCGACTGCAGCTTTGTCAAATGCTAATTAAGATGTGAGCCAGGAGGTGACTTAATGCCTTTTGAAAAGCTGATTAATAAGACACATTTATCTTTAAGTTGTTTCATAACTTTTAGTAAATCTAATACGAGTGAACTTATCAACTTTGCATTAGAATCTTTTCTTCAGTTTTACACTACTgcatgagattttttttttctgactgatTGACAGTGTACTACATATAACCAGTCAATTAAttgtcaattattattattttaatcctCATACTCATACCTTGAGGGGCTGGTATTACATGGGAACACTGACCTTTGTTTTGGAGCTACCATGCAATGCCCAATTAAAATATACAGTCAACGAGAACTAACCCCTCCTTATAATCTAATGGGGGTCTTAGCCAGGTTTTAATATgtaatgataatacatttatagtTATATAGTATCTTCTTTTCCCTGAAATTGTTAACCAAAAATTGAATGTGACTGTTGGGAAATGCATAAAACATTCCCCAGTTTAcactgtttacatgttgtaaGTAATCACATTCACTGGTTTTATTGTGCAACAGGAAAACAGCTGCCAAAATACCAAtgaacaatgtaatgtaatttgaaaCGGAGACAATAATTAACCATTCGAGATGGTGTAACTagcaaatgtttaatgttgaGCCATATGACAGCCACTTGTTAGCCTTTAGTAGGGCGaatgaaaatattattatagtttatattatagtattatcGTTTCAGTTAATGAAAGCAACCCTGAATGGCAGCGTCAAAAAGAGGGTTgttatatttaactatatttcAGGGACATTTTACAGGTCAAATTCCTGTCCAAACCATCCTGCCACAACAGATCTACACCAGCGCTCATCTCTCTACAGATAATATATTAAACTATAGAAACACTATAGGAAATAACTAAAGggcaatattttttaaatgcagagcTGTTCAGCTCTTACACAAAACTGATTAAAATCGGActactttcatttattcttgtaCTTAATAGTGCCCTCTGAAGCTGAACAAtgtataaaatacttttattttgtattggcAAAGTTTTAAAAGCCTTGTATTTGTAACGGAGCTAAGAACATCCCTAAAAGTATTGGTTCTGGAATTCTATCCTCTCTTTAGAAATAAATAGGCAAAAAGTAGCTTTACTTGCTACATAAAGTTTTCAGATCTAGTGAGGAGTCAATCAAAATTTCTCTGCCAATCACGTTGAGTGAAAAAAAGTTCCCCATGCACTCTAATGGACCTTTTCCACCATCCCTCTGCTGGCTTGATTGACTCTCCTCCTGAATATGTTGGCCTCAGTATCTTGGTACCTTGGCACATGTCTTGCCATTGGCTTTCCATCGGCTACATTAGCAGGGCGAGATAGAACTGGAGTGTCTTGAAGGAGGCGGCCTGTTGAATGTCTTCCcaccctctccttttctctgggACCCTCTGCGGGCCCTCCCTGTGTTCCCTGCCCAGCCCCAGCCCCCGCCAGGGGAGAGAGTGGAGCAGGAAGGGCCCGATAGCCAGCCAGACCGCTCCTCTGTCGAAGGAGCCTTATCTCAGAACTGCACACAGTGCACTGAGCGCATCCTTTTCCTGGGGTTCTGGGtccgggtggaggaggaggaggaggaggaggagcagacatgactggataTAGGTGTGTTCTCCAACCCCAACTGTGTTATGGCCTGGGACTACCTTTTCAATCATTCTTCTCTAGTTCCAGCAATTATGTAAACTCATTTAATAGATTATATATGGTTGTGTTCCTTTTTGAACAAATCCCATTGGAAACAATCTTTGCTCTTTTAAAATTTAGTTCAGCATTAAAATAGTAAAAcgagttattttcatttttatttatttttcatttttaaggatcgccattacaagaaaaaaataaaaaccactaTGGCATTATTATCTTGTAGCATGACGCAATTTTACTTATCTACTATGCACTGTATATTTAAGAATATTCCGTTGGGCTTCAGTTCAATGAGTAAAAATAGTAAATTACaaactatatagaaataaaattatAGAAATGGACTGCAAACctctgctgaaaaaaaaaactattaagtTACCATCGAATACAACTAAACACattctgcatttgttttatgCAGTAGTTGCCTGGCCATTAACAGTTCAGGAAAGTAGATTAGTATTGCAGTGATTGTATTCAATATTTCTTGATAAGTACATCGACATATTCAAACTCTTAAAGAAGATGATTTGTTAAAGTCCTGGTTAAGTAAAAtctgagatttgtttttttagcaaagTATttgctgaaaacatttgaaaagactAAACTATATAGTACTGAATTTTGGAGCTAcatcaatatatttttcaccatttttgtGTTTAGGATTTTTaggcaaaataataataataatttttgtCTCCTTACTGCTCTTCTCTGTGTGCCTGCCATTCGGGGTGCGCATGAGAGCGTGCTGCATGCGTGTTGTGCGTATTTCATAGGCTCCACCATAGCCTACTATGTTATAACTGTTGCGGCTGTTGAACGATGGATACATTGTTTTAATCGTCACAACCCTCGCAAAATTATTCACTTCATTATCTGAATTTTATCAGTTCGGTCTGATAACATTTGGAAAGTCTAGAAAAGATGcacaattaaatcattttatccCCATTTAAGTTGTCATAGGGTTAAACCCGAAGTTAGCTGGATCGGCCGGCTGATGTCTCTGATGCGGATGATCTGCCCATATGTGGTCAACCCTCACCCATGATAGGTTGTGATTTCAAAGCTGTCAGAGGACACGCCTCCAGTGCTTTTAGAGCAGagaataggtttttttttcatgattttgaAACCTAATTCTAaatactatttcttttttatttctttattgaaattTGGCTtggttataaaaaataaaaaaaaaaaaaaaaaaaattctgtggtgtgaaaaagaacatttttttttggtttattttggtaTCATATTATATAgcttttttgtgatttcattttttgtgtgattaTTGTAGTATTTTTGTATTATCATTGAGCTTTTATCAGGAAGATTTATTCTGGTCTGAGGATTTCGTCTCATGCCTCTGCTGTACACTAATGTAGTATGGCACTTACACAGAAAGTGTGAATGCCCATAGCAGCCTAGAGAAAATAACACCTACCTGGAAATAAGATCTCAAACATTACTGCAGAGTTGTTTCTTAGTAACATGTTGCCCTCAGCACTCGCCAACAAAAATCTCCAGGGCTGCCGGTAACGCTGACTGTATCTGGTTTATATCCCCACTGTACGTATGTTTTTCCTGTCGGATCAGGGTCTAATGGAGATCCCCAGGCAGAGAGGACGAACCACGGACCAAGCTCCTACTACTTTCCTTGATGAAGGAGATGTTTCTCTCAgtcactctcctctctttccccccctcGCTCattcaccctctccctctcgaGAGTAATTTCACAGGCAGTTCTAAAGTGGCCCCCAGCCATCTTCCCTAATCCCAGTAACATGTTGTTTGGCGCTGTCAGCTCTAAGCCACATCTCGTCTCTCCCAAGCAGAGAGGATGCCATTGTGCAGTAACGGGGAGTATAGATTTTCTCCGGGAAGTTGGAAAGTTTTGTGTAATGGCATCTCACCTGAAGGGCCTTATCCCCCCCTTGTTAGAAGTTGGGGTTCTTTCTAGTCTAGGTCTGAGGTGGCAGAAAACTTTGTGGTACGTCGGAACACCTGCCTTGTCATTTAGCCTCAATCACATGTTCATGACTGGGAAGCTTCTGAATCCATTTTATTGAGATGGAATACAGTCTACAGATTATGTAGTAACCCAAGAGATACTCAACTATGTTATACTTGGTCAAATCATGATGTTACATGCATAATTTATAGCATTAAAGAAGTATAGAACGAGGGGTATATTTGCAGAGCAATCATTTCTTACCATATTAATCAATATATTATGCCGCAAAAACAATGGTTAATTCCCAAATGGAAATATATTGACTATGAAGAGCCTTCTTGTAGGTTAAGACAAATAGGTTGAAGGGTTTCACTGAAGTCCCAGGTGGCTAGTTTGGCTTTTTTGGTCatcctaaaaaatatatatatatatatttacagtatacgTTAAAGCCCAGATGTAGTAACGTCACTCCGCATTTAAGTCTATTGAAGGTCCCACAAGACCTGATCGGATCTGCATCCACATTGTTTTACCAGCCCATCAGTTAGCTTGTCCGTCTCAATCAGCGTCAAGGGTCAAAGTAGTGTAATCTGAATGTAAAAGCTTAAAGGCCAAACAATGAGGTGACTCGACATAACACCGTGTTTTCAATTCATCTCTAATCTGTagggtttgaaaaaaaatgccGTCCGCTTCACCATCTCCGAGGCGATGCACAGAGCTGCAGCATTGTTTAGTGCGACTCTCAGGAGAAGCTCCTGTATTCTTCTGGACAAATCATTATGCATTGAGTAGGCCATTAGGAAAATGAAGACAAATGGGTCGCAGGGGTGAAGTGACAAATTGTTCCTGCTGTAGAGTTAAAATCTGGACTGTGTTGTACTTCTCGGCTGAAAAGTAGTCCCTGTTTCATGATGTAGCCTAGAGGCTGGACAGATGAGTGTGAGACCGGCCGACTCAGATTGGAGACAGTTtaaccaaaaggaaaaaaaaaaggggggtcctgtctctttcctcctttttaacaaacactgtctaacaaacagtgttttttttaaacaaaggaTTCACCTTCTAACTGCCTCACTGAAATCAGTAGATTTCTTTTTTGCTCCGAGGAGGTTCCACTCTAATCCCAAAATGGGTCGTTCTCTGACAGAAATTTGAGCATCAGATGTTGCTGTGCTTATTAGCAGACACACATCAAGGAGGTACACAAAAAGTCCTCAGAAACTGAAATCATCAAAGCTATTAACTGCACAATTGTGTTGTATAAAaggtatttttgttgtttaccaTTCAGAATACATAAAGTATGAACTGTTGTCAGGGTTTCATTTCTAATTGAATTCACCTTTTATGTTAAAGGAGAGCAGTTTACTTAGTATCAGTTTACTTAGTCTAATATAAGCATGTCCAAGTTCCTGAAAAAATGCTATCAGTCACAGTCTTgattcacacattttaaatcatttagaaTGTATccagtaaaataaatggaataaatatgtgtaaatataacTAAACCATATGAAAGGATTTCCTCAAGTGGTgtgcattttaatttgtttttgaagcAGTTCTGTAGTGTCACAATGTGAActgaaaaaacccaaaaacgTATGTACACTGTCAACACTTATGGTTTGTTTTTGGTAAGAGAGAGACGGCTGTGAAAGGACACAGCTGGATGTGTGAAGCTGCATTGTACTTAAAGAAGATGATGATAAATGTCACAAGTGACAATTAGGACCGGTGATGCTTATCTTAAGATGATCCTTTAACACCTATTGTTACCTCAACGTCCTATTTTGGACTCTTTTCACTCACCAAAATCTGCCTGGTTAATCTTTGCATGATGATTGACGATCACTTAAGCTCCTCGGTCCgccattgtttgtgtgtatgtgtgtgtatttctgtgtagaTTCTCTATATGTTGCATTAAATCCTAACTGTCTttctcatgtgtgtttttggtgtcTAGGAGAGCAACAGCAGTGATTCTCAGGGTGAGACGGAGGAGACTTTCACTCCTGCTGCCTTTGAACTGGATACAGAGACCATCACCAATACTGTGAAAAGTACTCTCACTATGCAGGAGTACTTTGCACAGCGAATGGCTCAGTTGAAGGAGGCTCGTGGACAAGGGCGGAGTACAGCACCCTCAACGGAGACCAACGAGACATCCGGTCCATCTGATGAACCCAGTCCCGTCCTCGTCATCGACGACTCGGAAGagcccaaaaagaaaaagaagaagaagaagaataagaagagcAAAAAGTCAGCAGATGACCTAGAGGTGGTAGAAGAGAACAGTACCGCCGCTCCCATCATCCTAATAGAGGACGATGAGGACGGACAGCAGGAGTGTTCgggtaaaaagaagaagaagaggaaagtgGAAGAAAGCGATGGCGCTACAAATGAGAACTGTAGCTCCACCTCTGGTGTGGAGCAGGACTGTGAGGAGCTGCCTCCttccaagaagaagaagaagcttaAAAAACACCATCAGGACACTGAGCTACTAAATGGACACGGGCTAACTGAGGATCAAACTGTTGAATCTGAGGTTGttcacaaaaagaagaagaaaaacaacagagaggaggtggacGATGTAGCCAAGGAGGAGCAGGTAGTGAAGAAAtccaagaaaaacaagaaaaagaaacgtCAAGAATAGGATGGAATTGATAGAAATTGGCCTCCAATGCCATAAGTCCTTAATGCTTTATGGGACTTCGTACTTTTCCTATTATAAATATGACCATGGCGACGCGTGTTTGGAGAAATTGCCTTTTCCGAGCAAGTCAAATGTCTTGTACAGATACAATCTTATAACCTACTCAAAGAACACTTGAAGCTTCAGAGCTAATCCACAAACTTGTACTGTCGACATTGTTGTGTCAGGTGGTAAAATGCCTAGACTTacagaaaaagttaaacatttttgggaaatacacttattgaCTTCCATGTTACTTTAAGACAGAGCCAGGCCAGTGGTTTCCCCGTTTTCAGTCTTAATGCAGAGCTAAGCTATccagctgtagcttcatatttgacggagagacaaaaaacacaaatcttttGTCTAACCAACTCATCACTATTTATTTAGCATTCACAGTAAATTGTATTTTCTCGCAAGCAATTAGTTTTCACTACCTAATTCcaattatttttgtcaattttgtATAAACGGAAGCCCACACACATTAGTCTCCTTGATGTGATATGACTTGACAAATATGAACTGATGAAATTTGAGGATGTTTTGCTAGAAATCTGAAAAACGTTTTTTCTGACACTTCATGAGCTGTAAGAAAACAGGCTTCGATTTGGAGCTTTAACCAGatgaaatcactttttaaaataaatccaaatagcaatgcatgtgtgtttgattgtttttttcccccccacctCCATAGGTTGAGTGAAATGTAGGTGAATTTATTAAGAAAACAATGGTGATGAGAAATAGTTTTACTTCAGTCGAGCAGTGAGTACCGTAtatcagctgatcagctgtaAAGGTAATCTAAAAATAACTGATATACACCTCCAAACACAGATGGCTTTTAAAACAGTCACCCTTTCCACGTCCAAATATGATTTGAGGTTACgaaatattttctttgactTGACAGGCGAACTACCAACAAGCCAGTCTTGTTCAGCAACAAGTGGGTGGTATGAGTCAAAGGAGGTAAGATGAAACTAGAGCAGTCCAGTCTTTCTCGTCAAAACAACATAGCATTCCTCATCATGGTTAAAACAACCTGACTATAACTAACCAtctcagtagtttttttttttcttctctgtcctGATACTGTAATCATGAGATTCGATTAAGTACTTTACAAAACCTTAACAGTCACAGAAGGAATATACTGCATATTTGTTCAACCAACATTTACTGAAATAATTTGCATATAATGATGCTgctcatttttataaaaaaaaaagaaatgacccAAAAGTAAACATTGGATGTATAGCAAGGTTATGTATGACGTGGAGAACAATCTAATAAAAGTGACAAAGGTTTAGCTTATTAACTGATTTGGATGTGTCCTTGCTTGAATTACGTTACCATAGGGAAACAGACCCCCTCCTTAAGTCTCCAGTAGCCACATGTCAGTTAAACCGAAAGGTTGGACAACAGCAGGCTGATGCAGTTTCTACCCACACAGCGATTAACACATAAAGCCATTAGTCATTTCAGAAACCCAAAATATGCAAATACGATGTGAAACTTTGCTCCCTCATATTGCCGGTCTGCTGTCCACACACTCACGAAAATGTTTACCAGCACACTGACTTCACATCACTGTGGCCCCTCGTCAGAACAGCACGGCCCTATATATCACCGATGTGGCCTGCTCTACTCACTATCTGTGGCTTCAGGTGCCGTATCCTGTTCctgtggagggagggagggggggcaagTTTCACACAAAGCTAGAGCTGACACTTCAGTCTGATGGTTGAGGAGGCATGACCGACCAAAAGATGTGTATTACACTTTAACATTCATGTCTGCTGTGGATTCATTCTGAAGGGAAGGAAGTGAAAGAAGAGTTAAAACCCACAGTATCTGTCAGGGTACTCCTTCACCCATAAATACTACAAACCAAGACAACATCTGACCTGTGATCAGTAGCTGTGTtcaagcagtgtgtgtgttcgtgtgtgtgtgtgtgtctaccgttgtttgtgagagtgtgagcTACTCCATGGCTGCAGCCCAAGAGTATCCTGTCAACAGGAACTCCTGGATTTGATATGCACCCGCCGCTGGCCACAGAAGGAAACTGATTGGTTTGTAGTGTGTGTTCAGTGGTTTTATCTCTTTTGTCGCCCACAGATGTGTTCAGAGGTTCCACATGGATCTGCACCTAAAGTGTTAAAAAGAGGACCTTTTCCCTCCTCTGAGGGAATATGGTTTAAATATAGGCTTTTGCATTTAGATGTTTAACAGGAATTACgtgtgaaaaatatattcataaagcTTGCAAAATTCTGTTGAGTGTAGCttataaaaacaggaagaatagtagtttatttctatttttaaatctgAGTGTTGCTTCCTCATTTGTGTGGACCTTGACACTTTGACCTGCTTAGAAGTTTCAATGGAAATTTGAAAGCGTCACTTAACTAGTGCAGCTTGCTAGTAATGTTTGAGTAAACTGCCAAACAGGTTAGATAAGTTTGATGCGTTTGACAAGGGTTTCCTTGTTGCCAAATCCCTCTGTCATCACATCAGTTTACTGTGAAATAGACATGGATTTTTGTAAtggctggaaaacaaaaaaaaaattcagtttggCCCAACTCACCTAAACAACAATGAGTTTAGTTCGTTATCTGTCAGTGgaaagtgttgttttgttgtgaggCCAGTTTAAGTAGTTAGTGGTGTTGaaatgctgctctctctctctctctctctctctctctctctctctctctctctcttccctttcaCGGGGCTCAACTTGCAATCAAGGAGGAGCCGAGAGTCCTCCGGGGCTTCTCCTGGAACCTGCTCCTCAAATATAAAGCGCTCTCCTCATCCACCAGGAAAGACTGAATCATAACTCACAAGGAGGAGACGCTTCCTGAGCACATCTCTGGGTTGTTTTTGCCTTAAACTTGTCCTGATATCTGACTCCAGCCTGTATAGCTTTAGTGATCTAGTGAGTGTGTGAAACACTGTACTGCtgtatttaaaatttaaattaaaaaaaaaaaaaaaaaaaaaaagtagttcaGCTTTTTTAATCAGCACTCCAGTTTATCCTCAACTTGTCAGAGCGGCAGA
This window of the Anoplopoma fimbria isolate UVic2021 breed Golden Eagle Sablefish chromosome 18, Afim_UVic_2022, whole genome shotgun sequence genome carries:
- the pinx1 gene encoding PIN2/TERF1-interacting telomerase inhibitor 1; translated protein: MSMLAEPRRKQKWSVDPRNSAWSKDESKFGHKMLERMGWSKGKGLGRSEQGSTDHIKVKVKNNHFGLGTNASQEDNWIAHQDDFNELLAQLNNCHGQNNNPAPPPPEEPKGFSLEEKSKTSKKRVHYMKFTKGKDLSSRSETDLNCIFGKRGRSTNQQEQESNSSDSQGETEETFTPAAFELDTETITNTVKSTLTMQEYFAQRMAQLKEARGQGRSTAPSTETNETSGPSDEPSPVLVIDDSEEPKKKKKKKKNKKSKKSADDLEVVEENSTAAPIILIEDDEDGQQECSGKKKKKRKVEESDGATNENCSSTSGVEQDCEELPPSKKKKKLKKHHQDTELLNGHGLTEDQTVESEVVHKKKKKNNREEVDDVAKEEQVVKKSKKNKKKKRQE